TGAAAACACAATAAAGTTATACAATCTTCCATTATGATCAAAAATTTGTGGTTTTTCCTCAAGCTTCAAGATCAAGTCTGGCTCATAACAGCTGGCGGCAGCACTACGAGGGGGCTGTTAGGGTGTCAGGGAGTAACCGCTCTATAATTGTTGAGACACTCGCCTTGCCATCATACATTGCAATTATTGTCTGCAAAAGTGAAAAACGAGGCTCGGTCCGTCTTTTGCCTTTTCGGGAAAAgcaaagcatacttttggggttCGCAATAATTGTTCTCGTGTATAATGCATGTAAGAAGTGTCTTTTAGTGACATGTTGCATTGGCAGATGTATAATCCTGATATGCGGGCCGCCGCTTTACTCCATACCTGgtaccactaaccatacagtatatagatgtgccagttcatacaaccaCTAAtcatatagtatatagatgtgccagttcatgcAACGAAAGCGTCACACACTGGCTAGCGCGTTcagtaccccagagtgacgtcatcatgagagagagagcgcagagagaacatctgtgcatgtgttagtacacacgcaatatatTGCAGTACGGGTCATCGATGACTCAGCTGCTGACACGTCGATGAACGCCTCACTACCCCCGATGACATAGTCGATGACCGGCCATACGCTGAGCTGTTTACTTTAACATGGAGATGTCCTAGGGCATAATCGATGACATTGTCATCGAGCGTTGCCGAAAAATCATGCACTTAATACACGATGATTTTTCATGCATTTTATCATGCATCATGCATTTTATAAGTGATGATTTTTTGGCTTAAATCATCGCTGATTTTTACCTAAATATCATGCATTTTATAAGTGATGATTTTAGCcaaaaaatcatgcattttATAGGTGATGATTTTAGCcgaaaaatcatgcattttatataaaaagtaatacattgtaattgtttatttttccaattatttttatttattattattcattattgtctgctttgtattttttttctcttgaGGTCTTCTGAATATGACTAATGTTGTGAATAGCCTTCCGAATCACTTTTTCTGCTGGCTCGTCGGGTATTTTCATCTTCACCGCCgctgaaataatatgaatatattaattaattagttattgtgttttttttaagttcttTTTAGACCTACATTCCAGGACATtgtaaaattctttaaaattttTCAAAGCGCTCTTCCTCGGtataaaaagaatttgttcgaCTTTTAAAACGGTTTTTTgtttcaacaaaaacaacaatgtTCACTGTAGGTCAGCGGTGGGCTGTTCATTTcctccaacaacaaaaacaaaacagccaAGCCGCACAAATAAGGGttactttttgttgcttttcttttgttgtttgttttgctgctggactgctcaaaaattgcaatttcgTGCCCACCGCAGATTATAACAATTTAATTCGCTAATACGGATTTACATTCTatttctttattcttcttttattCCCCAACATAAGAgaagaataaagaaatatagTGTGAATGCAGCGAAACATGAATATAATTTGAACACAgttttttcataaatttaactttttatacaattgagattttttttatttaacacGCGTACAAtacatattattaattatttaaaaactgCACTTAcctgataataataataatcacagATTACTTATTTTCACTTATAAAAACTCCGTGTGACGATTGCAAATAGCAAAGAACAAAGCAAAAGAGTTCTGTCGACGCAGGCGCAAAGAAGACGAAAAGATAAAACGAAGTTCTCTGCTTCTGCGCACGGTCGGCAGAACCGAATTACGTTCGGCACACgcggaaaagaaagaaacaaaagaaacgagggggaacgttgtgagttgctgcggacaccgcaactctagagttatacccgatactaagtcagtatggctctcctccggcagaggccgctaatattaaacgacacgacaaagagtgcgtgcgagagagacagaaactcagtctgagcgtgacgtcgggcgctgcgtagccactgcaaattgatttgttccttttggctataaaaatggtctgatctgatccagattcagcaatctgatatatatggtcattatctatgattcttcgtttttagttttctcaaatctgcaatattgtggatgcaaaagattttcgtcctttgtgtgggcggaagggggtggggcgaaattttgagataaaggttttatagtgagatttaacaggagtgcggatactaaatttggttactctagctttaatagtctctgagatttgtgaatatccccagattttcatcctttgcgggggcggaagggggtgtgtggagtgtggaggagtgtggataccaaatttggttgctctagcttttatagtctctgagatctaggcgctaatgttttactctaagcaaagccgcctatgctacgtgtgtgttagagagagacagggcgagagaaatgaaattgttgtcttgatgctggctatgataataatacgatccaattcagattctgcagtctaaaagatatggtcattctctacgattctgcgttttttgttttctcgtatctttaaaattgtggatgccacagattttcgccctttgtgggggcggaagtgggcggggcaaagttttgaaatatttttgtagcagtgacatatcacagaagtctggatccaaaacaacgttgctctagctcttatattctttgagcattaggcgctgaaggggacggacagacggacagacggacggacggacagacagacagggctcaatcgactcggctattgatgctgatcaagaatatatatactttatggggtcggaaacgattccttctggacgttacacacatccacttttaccacaaatctaatataccccaatactcattttgagtatcgggtataaaaatcttGTTCCGTTCGGGAGTTAttaattttggccaacaaaagtggtcgTTTGGACCATAGtggtctggttctgttttgccaccagcatgttttagtgtatgggtgcacatgcattctcacgtactttgcgtgtgtgtgtttagtattgctggccgctaaaactgaaatttgagtttggttcttgttttgggtcttttgatggtctgacctaccgccacaaaataaatgaagaatgggcagggggtgggggtatggtacactatGGGCGcgggaaatgaaataaaagctgttatttgtttgatttataccacaaaatataaaatattacaataatataattaaacatttttttcctTATTTCAAACAggtttattataaattataaaaattatgcaaaacattaaaattataactaaaacaatgatgtatctaaatatacaatataagaaaatatatatatacttaaataaatatgcataaatataaatggaattggttttacatatatttcaaatcaattgtcaATCGCGCGCTTTCCGACGGGAATCTGCAAAGCAAAAATTTAGATGCCGGTCGCACCTTGAATACTCTCATGGACAATACCCATAAATTTTcgaattcaattataaaatatcttatgtacatatgtacataaatattaaagtttattaCATTCGTATATTGCATGAGGGTTTTCAAAATTACTTGTTGTCTTTATAATTGAATATACTGtggttaaacgtttatttgagagtgagtaAAGGGGTATATAcattatgagcacgatacaatacagtgttgccagataattgttgcttattcaaacaatagtatcgattacatttttaacaacATCCCTCCTTTTCTTAGCGCTGGTCTTAGTTTGTAATTAGGTTAAAGTCCCCTATATCAAGTGCATAacatcaacaaaaaatgaTATTATTTGCATTGATTTATGTTCATTTCATCCGGAGAGCTCACCTGCTATGAAAATGGTATGCGTAGATAAGTATTTGGCCACATGGCCACACTCCACAAAAAATGAGCGGTAATTTGCCTAAAGATTTTATTTCTGTAGCATTTCCCAGGAATTGGGTGTCACTGTATATTAAGAGTAAATGAATAGTGAAAAAACAACCGAGGAGTACCCACTGCCAAAATCAGGATCAGTCCGAAAGTGGAATACTCTCTTTGATTTTCGTATGACATAAATATCATATGGGGGGATCATCCAATTGGGGTGGGACTATTAGTAGGGCAgcaccacacacaaacacactcacacacacacttgagcGGACAGAaggggtggtggtgggagCTGAGAAGATTGGAAATTCATGTTGACAAgtggctgccgttgctgccaaCGTCGTATACGTGAtggaaatttcaatttttgaatTAAGCCCCACACGAAAGACGGCCTCGACGAATAGACACCCTGAAACAGTAGGTCGTTGTCATTCTAGTGAAGTAGTGGCTTGAACGTGTCGTATCCCCATATGCCCTGGCTTCTGGGCTGCAAGACATGGCTTTTTACACAAAGCTCAAAGGATTATTGAAATATGTTATTTGTCTCTCCTTTTTCTCGGCTCAGCAATTAGAGTTTATTGCTTTTAAAGTGCTGCCAGTTTTGTGGCGTTCATTTCGATGTTGACTGTGCCATGTCGCCGTCTTGGCACCATGTGTAATCGAACAAAGTAGCATTGAACACGAATACTCATACCTACCCTCgtcataatcatcatcagaaTTATCATAAGTAGGAGCAGTTGAAGTAGTCGCAGCAtaatcgccagcagctgttaCAGGTGCAAGCGCAATCCCTTGCCATTCTCATGCACTTTCGTTTTTAAAAGTCGTGGGTGAGCAATTTCGCGGCTGGCCAGGGACCAAAATTTAAATGCAGGTCACAGCCAACAGCTCACACCATAAACAGAGCCCTAGTCAAGTGGCAAAACGATCCCATATTAAAACATGACTATTGACTGCTGAAGGGTTAAGGCACATTAGCTTAATTGTAGAAAATTGCTACCTTGGGAACTCCGGTAACACTCATTGATCCAATGGTCAAGATTTTTTCAAATTTAGAATGCAGTTCtctattttgtaattttcaaCCCATATAGAACGTACTTGGTCAGAGCGAggatatttaaaaaacaatacaTCATTTACACATTTATCAGTACgcttaaatatattttgcatattaatcatgctccatatacatatgcttTTATAATGATAATTTGAACTATTTGACGTCTTACGCTATACCATATATACACCAAAAGCAAATAgaggaaaaaataaatgaaaaaattcAATGAAACTTTGAAAAGATATTGTGAGCGAGAACTATCCTGAGAACTTAACGCCAGGTTAGACTTTTATGTTGAGCGGAATATTATAAGTACTCAGAAAATCACAACATCAtgttataaaatatatttcggAAAACagaatatatattaaaattctACAAAAATATGGAGAAGCGCCCAAAGAACGGTAAATGTGCAAAGGGGCAAAAGTTATCCAGACATAGGGATCGCAGCGGTACCGAAAATCATCATAAAAAGATGAATAGGCTGTTCAACGATTTCTATGATATCCTGGAAAACTCTCCTCTACCGGAAGATGCCTTCGAAACCAGCTCGCGTGAGTACCGCCATGCTATGTTGTGGCTAAATAAGCTCATCGCCATGCAGTGCAACACAGAGATCGATGGACAGATCCGCAATGTCCACATGACCAACCTGAGCGTTTGCATCAAGCAGCAGCGCCTGGACGCCGTATTCAAAAAGACACCACCTGTTAAGCTAGAATGGATGGAGTTCCAGGACAACACGATAAAGTCCCAGTCCAAAGACGGCTTTGAGGATCGCATGGAACAGACCACTCCCTGTCCGCACACGGCTTCGCTGACGCCATCCGACATGAAAATTCAGTCCTTCAACAAGCCCATTAAGGAAGCTCAGCACCAAATGGTACAGATAAGGgatgaacatcaaaatctctACGACTCGGAGGCATATCCGAAACAGACTTCAATGGAGCCATTTGAGATGCGACGCTACTGCTTCAACCAGTCTGTGGGTGAAGATGAAGATCTGCAGCTTATGGGGAATACCAGAGGCAAAGGTATTCATTTTTCTGATCCGGGGCTATCTTCACCCCTCTCACAAGTAGAATCATCCAGCATGGAATATGGCACTTCCAAACAAACTACTAGCGAAGCTCAGCATAATATGGAAAAGACTATAAATGAATCTCAACAGCTGTACGACCAAAGACCATCTCCTCCACCAACTTCACTAAAGCCATCCGGGATCAAAAGTTACTCTTTTAACCAGTCTATAGACAAAGATCAGCACACCATGGAGGAAAACATGCGTGAGCGAATTCAATTTTTTGATCCGAGGTTATCCTCGCCTTCATCATATGTAGACCCACGTAACATGGAATATCGACCTTTCAACCAGCCTATGGGCGGAGATCAGCACCCCATGGATGATCCCGTACATGAAGGTATTCACTTTTTGATATCttctaaattttttttatacttttatacccgatactcaaagatTATAGGTATCTACATTAGTATTAGTTTTGTGTTAGGGTAAAAAGAGAGATAGACCGATGGAACAGAATTAAAACCAGTAGtagaaaaatggaaacagataaaatattttaaatgtcTGATAAAATAGGTCACTATGAAAGAGGATAAACGGGGTGCAAAAATGTACAGTTTAACCCATCTAGCGGTTGTggttttctctttctctcaatGTTGTTTCCATCTCTCATGAAAACAACGAACAAGATTGAGAGAGATTGCGGTCTGCGGTGCCTGCGGTGTCCAAAATCTCTACAAATTCCCACttagttttaatattttaaaatatgattttccatttttatcaTTGCTTTCATCATATGCAGATTCATCCAGCATGCAATATCGCGCTAACAGACCGTCTATGGGCGGAGATGGAGATCAGCACCTTAAAGGGGATACCAATGGTGAAagaattaaatttttttatccGGGAGTATCTTCGCCTTCGTCACATGAAGGCTCATGCAACATAGAATATAAATCTTTCAATCAGTTTATTGGCGGTTCTCAGCCTCACATGGAGCAGACTATGGATAAAcctcaaaatatttacaaccATCCGGTTCCATCCGGAATGAGACGTAACTCCTTATACCAGTCTATAGGTGGAGATCAGAACCTCAAGGAGGATACCTTAGAGGAACAATCTCAACCTTTTGACCCAGGGCTATCTTTGACTTTGTCGAATGTAGGCCCATGCAACATGGAATCTCGAGCTCTTAACCAGTTTATGGGCGGCGTTCAACCCCGAATGGAACATCAAGGGCCATCTCCGCCACCGAATTCACTGGATCCATCAGGGATAAGACATTACTCCTATAACCAGTCTATAGACGAAGGTATTCCATTATTCCATCCGGAGCTATCTTCGCCTTCGTCACATGCAGAGTCATCCAGAATGGAATATCGCGCTTTCAACCAGTCTATGGATGGAGGTCAGCATCAGATGGAACAGACTATGGATGAACCTCACCCATTTCCAACCACGACTTCACTGGAGCCATCCGAGATGAGACGTCACTCATTCAACCAGTCTATGGGTGAAGATGAAGATCTGCAGCTCATAGAAAATACCAGAGGTGAAGGTATTCAATATTCTGATCCGGGGCTATCTTCGCCTTCGTCACAAGTAGAATCATCCGGCATGGAATATCGCACTTCCAATCAGACTATGGACGGAGCTCACCATTACATGGAACAGACTATGGATGAACCTAAACTTCTCCACGACCAAATACCATCTTCGAACCCGAATTCACTGGATCCATCAGGGATGAGACGTCATTCCCTCAAAGATTCTTTAGGTGGTAATCAGCACCTCAATGAGGAACAATCTCAACTTTTTCATCTAGGGCAATCTTTGTCTTCGTCACATGTAGACCCTTGCAACATCGAACATAGAGCTTTCAAGCTGTCTACAGGCGGTGATCAGCACCCCATAGAGAATACCAGGGCTGAAGGTATTAAATTTTTTGATCCTAAGCTATCGACGTTGTCTCCGCCATCCCCACCGGCGGGACTATCTAGCATGGGGCATCAATTCGACAAAACGACTAAGGATGCACCTCAAATTTACGATTCAAGGCTACCCGCCATGCGAGCGTGTTTTATCGAGAAGCCCGTACGGGGGCCTCAAAATGACATGCAACAGAAATTATGTGAAATTCCGAAAATTTTTGGAACGACCAATGTTGGCGACCAGCAATTGTTCGATACAAAGGGTCCATCTGGTATAGAAAAGTTATCTTTCAATCAGTCTATCGGCGGCCATCAGCACATCAAGCAAAAGATTATAGGTGCAATTCAGCAAGACGGCAAAAATACCAAGGGTGGATCTCAGAAATTCCAGGGTCCGGGACCATCCGGCTTGGGAGTGCATTTACAAGATTCTAAGGGACGCGCTACCGGCGAGTCCATGGGCGTCCCTCAGAATATTATGCAAAAGACAATAGGTAAGCCGCCTAATTACCACGAAAAAACCAATGGTGCACCTCGGAAATTCAAAGGTCCAAGACAATCTGGATTAGGGCAGCGCTCTTTGAACCAGTCTATAAACAGACCTCAGCACCTCATGAAGAAGAAGACCATGGATGCTTGTCTGCAAGGCGACAAAAAGACCAAAGGTGGTCCTCAGAATTTGGAATGTCGCGGACCATCCGGCCTTGAGGTGAATATATGGGATTCTATGGGACACGCCAAGGGCAAGTTCATGGGCGGCTCTCAGAACCTCATGTTAAAGACCATGGTTGAGCGGCTTAAATTCCACGAAATGAGAAAGCATAAACCTCAGAAAGTATACGACCCTATGACGCCAACGAAAGGCCGCCGACACTTTGGATGTTCTGTGTGTTCTGCGACATCCTCTAAATGCACCCCAGAGGTGCCCACAGTCGTCGAGCCACCTTTTTATGACGTCAAATATCCCAATACCGCTCGATCAACATATAGTGACGGATCCCACTATGTCACTCCATACCCCAGCAGTGAAGAAGCCTCTGACAGCCCAACTCCCAGAACGAAGGGGACAGAGAAACGAGAAGACGTCCACAAAAACCTGCGCGAGGACATGCTCCATGTTTTGATGTCAGTCCGATGCGAATTGGGCGGTGAAGTGACATTCCGAGAGGATGACTATCTGGAGAAAGAGTTGGCCCGCTACAAGGCAGTGCTCAttaaaaccaaagaaaaaaaacttaaaaaagtTATGCGGGGTGGGGATCCCAAGGCCGAGCGCCGCTATTTATTGGAGAACATGGAAAGAGATCTGCTCTCTGTTTTAAAATAGAGagtatttttttcgtttttatatattttttgatttcaATACAGTACGAAAAACGACACTTTTTCTGTATGTTTGTAGTAGGGCGGATTCGTCAACTTACAACGAGACAGTGAACAGATAAACAGGGTCAGCATTGAATGTGTCCAATATTCTTCATAGATTCATGTATTTACGTGTGGTTTTGTAGGTCATGTATGTGTAACGTGTAGGTAGCGCGGCCGGTTAAAACGGGGGTTGAATCGTAGCTAAAACTTAGCTTAAGCGTTACGCtgtgggggggttggggggacGTGGGGCCATGTCTGGATGCAAAAAACTAGGATGGAATAGAAAAGTCTAAGAAGTATTAGTAAGAAGATTAGAACGGGTTAAAGGCACATTTAGAACATTGCAAATTGCCACGAGGTTACATGGTCTGATGAGGCCATGTTGGTCTAAGGACGGATTTACATTCGACTGCCGGCTTGAATTCGGCACGGAGCGTTGATCTTTCATACCGTATTATTTTGGAAATATTCGAGAAATTCTTCGGAGGAAGCTGGAAGGAAATTACTTTCGTAGTCTCGAGTCTTCTTCTACCAGTTTGATAGGTAGTCTGAAAATTTTACTTGACAAGGATGAAATTTGAGTTTTCCAGCCAAGAGAAAGCTGGAGGAACCGAACAATAACACGCCGAAGCGTAAAAAGAGAATGACAGGTCCCTCCACTAGGCAGCGCGGAAGACCGAGACCGAGTTTCTTAACTTataattaaatgcatttttttgtaGTCTCGATAGCTTAATACACTAGTAAAGACTTGAgaagaaaaattaagaataataaaGATATAAGGATGACAATCATATATGGAGAACAGATCCTAAAAGGGTGAGAGGTACCAATAAGTTAAGGTTACgtcatataatatataatgaTATCAATGGAAAAATATGGGTAACACGCAGGTTACTTCTCAGCTCAGTGCATATAAGttaaatttttatattaataaaTTCAACGTGTTAAGTATTTTTGCGGACGAAGTCCGTGTTCTTTATTTGACGAATAATTAAATTCTTAATCCCTATTCTTACTGTGGGTTCGCGACCGCGGTATGTTGCAGCGATGCAACGACAGCAGTTCAGCCGTAGCGAGGTATCCCGGCTCGGAATCCCTCGCCGTCGGCGGATATCGTCCAGACAGCAGTTCCATCCAGCAGTTTGGCGATCTGGAGCGGAACGTGTCGGTTGCTGGTGTTTTGGCAACTTTGTCGTTGACTCTTCCACAACTTTTTCTTCCCGCTTttgctatattcattacttgctcgtatattccaccttcttcggatatttcaatataTGAGCAATTTATACCCGAGtgcttccgctcactatacctgaagacgtctaccatcctactttcgaagtgtcgctagatataggaccaactgtattggatcggttgACTTGAACGTGTCCGTTGTTTTCGCAAAGCCGAGTTAACGAAGCTTAATAATCTAAtaagggattttgattggcccgctttgtacttgtgcactgatgtcataaaaggcacaaacatttttatacccgatactcaaaatgagtattggggtatattagatttgtggtaaaagtggatgtgtgtaacgtccagaaggaatcgttttcgaccccataaagtatatatattcttgatcagcatcaatagccgagtcgattgagccatgtctgtctgtccgtctgtccgtccccttcagcgcctaatgctcaaagactataagagctagagcaacgatgttttggatccagacttctgtgatatgtcactgatacaaaaatatttcaaaactttgccccgcccacttccgccccacaaagggcgaaaatctgtggcatccacaattttaaagatacgagaaaaccaaaaacgcagaatcgtagagaatgaccatatcttttagactgcagaatctgaattggatcgtattattatcatagccagcatcaagacaacaatttcatttttctcgccctgtctctctctaacacacacgtagcataggcggctttgcttagagtaaaacattagcgcctagatctcagagactataaaagctagtgcaaccaaatttggtatccacactcctccacactccacacacccccttccgcccccgcaaaggatgaaaatctggggatattcacaaatctcagagactattaaagctagagtaaccaaatttagtatccgcactcctgttaaatctcactataaaacgtatatctcaaaatttcgccccacccccttccgctcccacaaaggacgaaaatctgttgcatccacaatattgcagatttgagaaaactaaaaacgaagaatcatagataatgaccatatatatcagattgctgaatctggatcagatcagaccatttttatagccaaaaggaacaaatcaatttgcagtggctacgcagcgcccgacgtcacgctcagactgagtttctgtctctctcgcacgcactctttgtcgtgtcgtttaatattagcggcgtctgccagaggagagccatactgactaagtatcgggtataactgtagagttgcggtgtccgcagcaactcacaacgttccccctcgtttacaatgctcttggcacattttttgattcttgtgtcccgctttcttgtccgattagatctggaaaaccccattggtttaccaaagagttatccagcctaaaaaacttaaaatcaagacttcataaaaaatttcaggaagttggttctcctacttctcactctcgctatgcaatagctcggtcaaacttttcagttcttaatgcacaatgctttaagaactacctatctcgttgcagtaaacgtttttctcaggaccctacacagttttactgcttcgtaaacagtaagcgtagaacgtccgcacacccatcctcgctatcattttgtaatacgtcggcaaataatgatcaggcaattgccgatctttttgcccagtttttccaaaccacctattctgaggaaagctactctggtcaaccgtacccatacggtttaccgaggtcgaacggcactTTCAGTCCCTTCTGAACTGGAAgaaatcgtttataattcctctccataaaaaaggtagcaagtctgatgcaaaaaattatagaggtatagcaaagttatccgctattcccaaaatgtttgagaaggttttaactccgcacttgcaacatcagatgtatttaacaaatattctctataacaaaataaacactCAG
The sequence above is a segment of the Drosophila pseudoobscura strain MV-25-SWS-2005 chromosome X, UCI_Dpse_MV25, whole genome shotgun sequence genome. Coding sequences within it:
- the LOC26532156 gene encoding uncharacterized protein isoform X2; translation: MEKRPKNGKCAKGQKLSRHRDRSGTENHHKKMNRLFNDFYDILENSPLPEDAFETSSREYRHAMLWLNKLIAMQCNTEIDGQIRNVHMTNLSVCIKQQRLDAVFKKTPPVKLEWMEFQDNTIKSQSKDGFEDRMEQTTPCPHTASLTPSDMKIQSFNKPIKEAQHQMVQIRDEHQNLYDSEAYPKQTSMEPFEMRRYCFNQSVGEDEDLQLMGNTRGKGIHFSDPGLSSPLSQVESSSMEYGTSKQTTSEAQHNMEKTINESQQLYDQRPSPPPTSLKPSGIKSYSFNQSIDKDQHTMEENMRERIQFFDPRLSSPSSYVDPRNMEYRPFNQPMGGDQHPMDDPVHEDSSSMQYRANRPSMGGDGDQHLKGDTNGERIKFFYPGVSSPSSHEGSCNIEYKSFNQFIGGSQPHMEQTMDKPQNIYNHPVPSGMRRNSLYQSIGGDQNLKEDTLEEQSQPFDPGLSLTLSNVGPCNMESRALNQFMGGVQPRMEHQGPSPPPNSLDPSGIRHYSYNQSIDEGIPLFHPELSSPSSHAESSRMEYRAFNQSMDGGQHQMEQTMDEPHPFPTTTSLEPSEMRRHSFNQSMGEDEDLQLIENTRGEGIQYSDPGLSSPSSQVESSGMEYRTSNQTMDGAHHYMEQTMDEPKLLHDQIPSSNPNSLDPSGMRRHSLKDSLGGNQHLNEEQSQLFHLGQSLSSSHVDPCNIEHRAFKLSTGGDQHPIENTRAEGIKFFDPKLSTLSPPSPPAGLSSMGHQFDKTTKDAPQIYDSRLPAMRACFIEKPVRGPQNDMQQKLCEIPKIFGTTNVGDQQLFDTKGPSGIEKLSFNQSIGGHQHIKQKIIGAIQQDGKNTKGGSQKFQGPGPSGLGVHLQDSKGRATGESMGVPQNIMQKTIGPRQSGLGQRSLNQSINRPQHLMKKKTMDACLQGDKKTKGGPQNLECRGPSGLEVNIWDSMGHAKGKFMGGSQNLMLKTMVERLKFHEMRKHKPQKVYDPMTPTKGRRHFGCSVCSATSSKCTPEVPTVVEPPFYDVKYPNTARSTYSDGSHYVTPYPSSEEASDSPTPRTKGTEKREDVHKNLREDMLHVLMSVRCELGGEVTFREDDYLEKELARYKAVLIKTKEKKLKKVMRGGDPKAERRYLLENMERDLLSVLK
- the LOC26532156 gene encoding uncharacterized protein isoform X3; this encodes MEKRPKNGKCAKGQKLSRHRDRSGTENHHKKMNRLFNDFYDILENSPLPEDAFETSSQIDGQIRNVHMTNLSVCIKQQRLDAVFKKTPPVKLEWMEFQDNTIKSQSKDGFEDRMEQTTPCPHTASLTPSDMKIQSFNKPIKEAQHQMVQIRDEHQNLYDSEAYPKQTSMEPFEMRRYCFNQSVGEDEDLQLMGNTRGKGIHFSDPGLSSPLSQVESSSMEYGTSKQTTSEAQHNMEKTINESQQLYDQRPSPPPTSLKPSGIKSYSFNQSIDKDQHTMEENMRERIQFFDPRLSSPSSYVDPRNMEYRPFNQPMGGDQHPMDDPVHEDSSSMQYRANRPSMGGDGDQHLKGDTNGERIKFFYPGVSSPSSHEGSCNIEYKSFNQFIGGSQPHMEQTMDKPQNIYNHPVPSGMRRNSLYQSIGGDQNLKEDTLEEQSQPFDPGLSLTLSNVGPCNMESRALNQFMGGVQPRMEHQGPSPPPNSLDPSGIRHYSYNQSIDEGIPLFHPELSSPSSHAESSRMEYRAFNQSMDGGQHQMEQTMDEPHPFPTTTSLEPSEMRRHSFNQSMGEDEDLQLIENTRGEGIQYSDPGLSSPSSQVESSGMEYRTSNQTMDGAHHYMEQTMDEPKLLHDQIPSSNPNSLDPSGMRRHSLKDSLGGNQHLNEEQSQLFHLGQSLSSSHVDPCNIEHRAFKLSTGGDQHPIENTRAEGIKFFDPKLSTLSPPSPPAGLSSMGHQFDKTTKDAPQIYDSRLPAMRACFIEKPVRGPQNDMQQKLCEIPKIFGTTNVGDQQLFDTKGPSGIEKLSFNQSIGGHQHIKQKIIGAIQQDGKNTKGGSQKFQGPGPSGLGVHLQDSKGRATGESMGVPQNIMQKTIGKPPNYHEKTNGAPRKFKGPRQSGLGQRSLNQSINRPQHLMKKKTMDACLQGDKKTKGGPQNLECRGPSGLEVNIWDSMGHAKGKFMGGSQNLMLKTMVERLKFHEMRKHKPQKVYDPMTPTKGRRHFGCSVCSATSSKCTPEVPTVVEPPFYDVKYPNTARSTYSDGSHYVTPYPSSEEASDSPTPRTKGTEKREDVHKNLREDMLHVLMSVRCELGGEVTFREDDYLEKELARYKAVLIKTKEKKLKKVMRGGDPKAERRYLLENMERDLLSVLK